The DNA sequence CGCCGACCGGGGTGACGAGACCGGCGGCCACCAAGGCGGCCAAGAGGATTCGCTTCACAAGCACTCCCAGTCAGTCGCAGTGGCGGGCGGTGAACGTCCAGGTGCCGGAGCCCACGGAGTACCGGTTCGCCCCCGGCAACGGCGTCGCACCCGGAGGCGCCGTCACGCCCGTACCGGGGACCGTCACCGTGCCGGTTGTGTTGGCGGGCACGGTGACGGTCAGGTCGAGCCGGCACCCGGACTGCGTCCAGGCCGAGGAGACCGGGCCGCGGACCGTGTCGATCGACGCCGACACGTGCCCGAGCCCGGCGGGAACCTGCGGCGCGAACGCGATCGCGGAGTAGCCGGGCGCGGCCGGGGTGATCCCGGCGAACTGCGTGTACAGCGCGGCGTTGACCCCCGCGAACATCGCGTGGTCGTGGGTTTCCATGCCGGACTGGTACGTCCATTGTTCCCACGGCGTCGTCGCGCCCCGGCTGATCTCGTAGCCGAACCCGGGGTAGGTCTTCTGGTCGAGCACCGTCAGCGCGACGTCGATCCGGCCGGCCCGGGCGAGCGCCTCGGGCAGGTACCGGGTGCCGAAGATGCCGGTGTCGAGGTGGCCGCCGTTCTTCGTCAGGATCGTGTCGGCGAGCTGCGCGCCGACGGCGGCGACCTTGTCCGGCGGCACGATGCCGAAGGCGAGCGGCAGGATGCTGGTCGTCTGGCGACCGTCGCCGTAGGTGGTGCCGGCCGCGTTGAGGAAGTGCGCGTTGAACGCGTCGGCGATCGACGTCGCCAATCCGGCGAAGTGGGCCGCGTCCGCGGTGTTCCCCAGTGCCCGCGCGGCTTTCGCGACGTCGCCGGCCTGCCGGAACGACAAGGCCGTGTTGACGATCGACCGCTCGCTGAAGCAGTCGCCCGCCGACGGGTTTCCCTGGCCGCCGTTGGCGTTCGGGCCGCGGTCGGGCGGGCACCAGTCGCCGAACCCGCGGTCGTCCGGCCAGATGCGGCCGGGGTAGGCGGCCGCGTTGGTGTCCACGAACGCCTTCATCTTGGGGTAGACCGCGGCGAGGCGGCCGAGGTCGCCGTACTGCTCGTAGAGCGACCAGGCGAGCTCGACCGAGCCGCCGCCCATGTCCGGCAGCTGGGCGTTGCCCGCGTCGCTGGGCAGCGCGGTGCCGGGTGGCAGGTCGAGCAGGTACTTGCCGTAGAAGCCGTCCATGCCGAAGTCGAGGACGGACGCGCCGTGGTAGGCCTGCACGTCCATGCCCGGCGGCGTCCGCTCGTCGCGGACCGGGTTGTCGGTGGGCAGGCTCATCGAGTTGTTCAGCACGGCGCGCCGGTTGTTCGCCCAGATCGTGTTCAGCAGCGGATCGGACGTCTCGACGTGCCCGGTCGCGGCGACGTCGGCGTGCGCGACGCGGCCGGTGACGCTGCCGAGGTCCGGCGTGCCCGGGAAGCCGGTGAGTTCGAGGTAGCGGAAGCCGTGGTAGGTGAACCGCGGCTCGTAGACCTGGGTCCCCGCGGCGGATCCGAGGGTGTAGGAGTCGGTCGACGCGGCGTTCCGGTTGGTGGCCGTGTCGAGCATCCCGTCGGCGCCGACCTCCTCCGCGGTGCGCATCCGCACGGTCGTCCCGGCCGGCCCGGCGACGCGGAGCTGCGCCCAGCCCGCGAAGTTCTGCCCGAAGTCGTAGACGTGGATGCCCGGGCGGGGCTGCTTCACCGACACCGCGCGCAGGGTCTGGACCACGCGGATCGGCGGCGCCGTGGTGGCGGTCAGGGTCGCGCCGGGCGCCGGGACCGTGCGCACCGCGTGCCAGGACGCGTCGTCGAAGCCGGGACGGTCCCAGCCGTTCTGCTGGAGACGCGCGTCGTAGCTCTCCCCCGCGTAGAGGTCGTTGGCCGTCACGGGGCTGTCGGACCACCGCCACGTGTCGTCGGTCGTGACGGTCCGGCGCGTCCCGTCGGTGAAGGTGACGTCGAGCGCGAGGATGCCCTGTTTCGGCCCCGTCCAGCGGAAGCCGTACTGGCTGAACCGCGGGCCGTACCCGTTGCCGAGCCACAGGCCCACGGCGTTGCGCCCGGCGTGGACCTGCTGGGTGACGTCGAAGGAGTCGTAGAGGTCGCGCTGGTCGTACGGCGTGCTCGCGGGCGAGAGGACCTGGTCCCCGGTCTTCTCCCCGTTGAGGTGGAGTTCGTAGAACCCGAGGCCGTAGACGTACGCGCGCGCCGCGGCG is a window from the Amycolatopsis sp. NBC_00355 genome containing:
- a CDS encoding family 78 glycoside hydrolase catalytic domain produces the protein MSGHPARVALVFLCALLSTLFVDTSALAGDRGAGIEAYDLRADNVVNPLATSGPPALSWKLRSTRPDARQTAYRILVAGTPGLLAQNRADVWDSGKVVSGDSVSVPYRGPAGAAGKRSYWTVEVWDSRGGVTKPAVPAWWETGPADWGSAAWISPDAGRAYAWQDFSLDLDFTIKAGAASVLFRAADADDFLMWQINAATTPGKVLLRPHVKSHGAFSLLGEVDLAPVITPATATAPHHLRLDARGDTVVTSIDGTQVDSRTVGAVTTGTLGFRTSVSQGTAEVARYDTIVVRAPDGSPLFSDDFTADPDPRFPGATITDGQLEPRGDPVLLAQSPDAPLLRHEFVLDKPVAAARAYVYGLGFYELHLNGEKTGDQVLSPASTPYDQRDLYDSFDVTQQVHAGRNAVGLWLGNGYGPRFSQYGFRWTGPKQGILALDVTFTDGTRRTVTTDDTWRWSDSPVTANDLYAGESYDARLQQNGWDRPGFDDASWHAVRTVPAPGATLTATTAPPIRVVQTLRAVSVKQPRPGIHVYDFGQNFAGWAQLRVAGPAGTTVRMRTAEEVGADGMLDTATNRNAASTDSYTLGSAAGTQVYEPRFTYHGFRYLELTGFPGTPDLGSVTGRVAHADVAATGHVETSDPLLNTIWANNRRAVLNNSMSLPTDNPVRDERTPPGMDVQAYHGASVLDFGMDGFYGKYLLDLPPGTALPSDAGNAQLPDMGGGSVELAWSLYEQYGDLGRLAAVYPKMKAFVDTNAAAYPGRIWPDDRGFGDWCPPDRGPNANGGQGNPSAGDCFSERSIVNTALSFRQAGDVAKAARALGNTADAAHFAGLATSIADAFNAHFLNAAGTTYGDGRQTTSILPLAFGIVPPDKVAAVGAQLADTILTKNGGHLDTGIFGTRYLPEALARAGRIDVALTVLDQKTYPGFGYEISRGATTPWEQWTYQSGMETHDHAMFAGVNAALYTQFAGITPAAPGYSAIAFAPQVPAGLGHVSASIDTVRGPVSSAWTQSGCRLDLTVTVPANTTGTVTVPGTGVTAPPGATPLPGANRYSVGSGTWTFTARHCD